The Shewanella algae DNA segment TAGTAACCGGCCGGGATGAGGCGATAGATAAGATAGTGGGCCTGGAGATGGGCGCCGATGATTATGTCACCAAGCCGTTTGAGTTTCGCGAGCTCAGGGTCAGGGTCAAAAACCTGCTCTGGCGCATCTCTCTGGTGAAAAAGGCCCAGCAGCAAACGGCCGAACAATTGTCGCGCTCGGACGATAATCTCTATTTCGAGGGCTATCATCTGCAGCTCAACAGTCGCCGTTTGAGCCTGGATGGGCAGGCTATCAAGTTGACCAAGGCGGAGTTTGAACTCTTGGTGGCCTTTGCCCTGCATCCGCAGCAGGTACTCTCGAGAGAGCGCTTGATGCAGCAAACCAGCCACAGGGATCAGGATGTCAACGACCGCACCATAGATGTGATTATTCGGCGCCTGCGCAGCAAACTGAGCCCTGAGCTGTTTGTCACTGTGCACGGCGAGGGCTATCTGTTTGCCGCCGATGTCAGCGACTGAGTTCTGAGCCCTTGGCTTCCACCCTGTATATGGGGTAGAAGTCTGCCGGTGCCAAACTGTCATCCAGTTGCATGCTTTTGAGGTTATCCGGGCGCAACTGCAAAATTGCCGGACCTATATCACCAAACGCCTTTTCCCCCTGCAACAGCCTGACGGCGAGATCGACCGCCAGCCGCCCCTGTAGTACCACTCTGTCATCATTGGCATAAGCAACCTTGTTGCGCTTGAGGGCACGCAGTACATCCGGCGATAGATAGCTGCTCACCAGCGCCATTTTGTTGGTCAGGTTTCTCTGCCTGAGAGTGCCCATGGCGGCTTCAATGGCGACGGCACTGCCGAGCAAGGCTTGCGGCAGTGGCTGCTCACTTTGATTGAGCAACAGATTGAGCTGATCCCGGTAGAGATTACGGTTGTTGTCGGCATGCATCACGGCCACTATCTCCACCTGGCTGTCTTGCAGTGCTTGTTTGACGCCTTTTTCCACCAGGTCGGTTCCGCCACGGCCTTCGGGGCCCGCCAGCATCGCCAGGCGTTTGTGCGGGGTAGATGAGAGAAACTCACCGGTCAGATAACCCATCTGATACCAATTGACTCCTATATGGGTTCGTACCCGGTTGTCTGCCAGTTGGTTCACCAGCGCCAACACCGGCTTGGTCAGCTCCAGCGTCTGGCCCTCGAGCAGGTGTGGGCTGACGGCGCCAAGCAAAATCGCATCGGCATCGCCATCGAGGCAGGATTTGAGTTGCGCCAACTGGGTCTGGTTGTTGCCATAGCCGCCGGCTTCATGGAGTTCCAGCCCAAGGCCCAAGGCTTGGCTCTGTTTGGCCAAACCATAATCAATCCCTATCCAATAGGCGTCTTTAAGATGCGGCACCAAAGCGCACAGCTTCCAGGGCTTGTTGGCCTTGGTGAGCGGAGTGTGGGTCAGAGGGCTGGCCTGCTGGATTGCTTCGTTGTAAGGACTGCGCTGCTCAAGCTCCCAGGTTTCATTGGCCAGCACGGCAGGGGTAAACATCAGCAGAGCCAATAACCACAGCAGCAGAGGTCTTTTGGTTGTCGGCAACAAAGACTCGAACTTGGCGGCAAATTGGCTCATGGGGAAGGTCCTGATATATGATGCCAGTATTCTACCATAGCATTCCTGCTGAATGTTTGAGTGGGTCAATGCCTATGCGGACCGGTATCAACAAGGATAACAAGTGAGACCTTTATCTTCATGGCTGAGCAGCCTGACCGGCCGTCTGATGCTGGCGTTCTGTTTGCTGGCGCTGCTGCTGTTATTACTGGTGACTCTGGGAAACTTGAGCCTTTACTGGGTCAAGGGCGCCGACAGTTTTCTTTACGAGAAGGCCTTGCCCGCATCAGAAGCCGCGCGGCAGCTATCGCAATCGGCCACCTCGCTGGCGGAGAATGCCCAGCGCCTGGGCACAGTTGCCGATGAAAAGCAGCGTCAATATTTGGGGCGTCGCCTGTCTCTTGAAAGCAATCGCATGTTGGCGGCGATTGCGACCCTGGAGCAGTTGGCGGTGCCGGATTCGGCCAATCTGAAACAGGCGGCGGCCACCATTATCGCCGAGCTGACCTTACTCGGCGAACAGACGGGGGAGCGACTTGAGCGTACCCAAGCGCTGAAACAGAAAGGGCTTTTACTGGTACAGGCCTCCAAGCAGGCCGATAATCTGCTGCGCTCCGAGCTGGCGGTGCTGGACTCAGTCATTATTGCCAAGCTGAGCCAGATCCCGGGGGCGGCGGCAGTGGATGACATTATAGAGCTGGATCTCAGCAGCGCCGAGCAGCTCAACCGCGCCCTGAAACTGACCCACAAGATAGCCTTGCTCGGGCAGATATTTGCAGCGGCCGATGCGCCGCAAGACTTGGTCGGTGCCATTAACCATTCACCGTTGACCGATGATGCCCTGTCCCCGGGATTGCTCAAGCGCATTCCCGTGGCCGATTTGGTTCGGGACCCCGGCCGGGCCGAGGCGCTCGAGGCCGAATTTGCCCGTCTTGATCAGGTCATTGCCGGCCAACAATTGGCCGAAGCAATATGGCAGTTGCAGCAGCAACTGGAGCAAAGGCAACTGGTGATTTCGGACAACCTCAAGTCGATGGAGCAAACCGTGGATGCTGCGCTCGAGGGCCAACAGCAACAGCTGAATTTGGCCCGACGCGACTATCTGGGGCAGCTCAATTGGGCCAGTGCCGGGCTCTGGGGGACGGGCGCCTTGATGTTGCTGCTGATCCTGTTTGTCAGTTGGCAGGTTATCTATAAGGGTATCGCCCGGCGCTTGAGCGATGCCACCCAGGCGCTGAGTCGCCTGAGTCTTGGTGATACCAACGTCAGCATACGCTCTTACGGCGATGATGAACTTACCGCCATGGCCTCGGCGCTGGAAGCCTTCAAACAGAAAACGGCCCACAATCAAAAGTTGCAGCAGGATCTGCAGCGCACCGCGGCCGAGTTGACCGAGCATAAGCTGGCGCTGGAGCTGAAGGTGGCCGAGCGAACCCGCGAGCTCGCCCAGACCAACGCCCAACTGGAAGAGGCCAGTCAGGCCAAGTCGCTGTTTTTGGCTACCATGAGCCACGAAATACGCACGCCCCTTAACGGCTTGCTCGGCACTCTGAGTCTGCTGGGGCAGGCGGAGTTACCCGCCAAGGCGCGGCAGATGTTGGCGCTGTCCCAGTACAGTGGTACTCAACTGCAAACCGTGCTCAATGACATTCTCGATTTTTCACGTCTGGAGCAGGGCAGGCTGCTCAATGAGCCAAGGGCCGTGGAGTTGCCGGCGCTGCTCAACGAAGTGACCGCCATCATGTTGGCCGGTGCCAATCTTGCCGGGCTCGAGCTCAGGCTGTTAAAGCCGGAATTGCCCGAATGGGTCTGGCTCGATGGGCCCAAGCTCAGACAGGTGCTGTTTAACCTTCTGGGCAATGCCATCAAGTTTACCACCAAGGGTAGTGTGACCTTGGAGGTCAGTATTCAAGATGCGCGCCTGTGCTTCAGCGTGACCGACACAGGTATCGGCATCCGCCCCGAGGCCATGGCGCATCTGTTTACTCCCTATGCCACTGAGGCAACCCATGCCAGTGCCAGAGGAACCGGACTTGGGCTGAGTATCAGTCGCGACCTGGTGCAGCTGATGAATGGCTGTGAGAGCGGGGATGCTCCCGCCATAGAAGTTATCAGCACGCCGGGGCAGGGCAGCCGTTTCAGTTTCAGTGTGCCGCTTCAGCCCTGTGAGCAGGGGGAGCAACAATCGAGTAGCCTGCCACAGAGTGAAATCGCCAAGCGGGTGCTGCTGGTGGAAGATAACAGGGTTAATGCCTTGGTGGCTCAGGGCTTTTTGGCGCATCTTGGGCATGAGTCACTCTTGTGTGTCAGTTTGGCAGAGGCACGGAGTGTGTTGCTTGATAACACGTCAGGCCCATTCGATGCCGTGATGCTGGATTTACAACTGAGTGACGGCTCCGGCAGTGAGCTGTTACCCGAGCTCAGGCAACAGCTGGGCCCCAAGGTGCCGATTGCCGCCTTTACCGCCCAGTTGCAGACTCAGGATATGGCCGATTACCAGGCCATGGGCTTTGATATAGTGCTGGGCAAGCCCTTGGGATTACAGGCACTGGCCAACTGGCTAGGGGTTGTCTCCGGCTCGAATCAGAGTGATGAGCGCGATAAGGAAGAGGATGCCCAAGCGCTGGGCCTTAAATCCCGCAATACGGACAACACCCAATGGCTGGCGCAGGAGCAACTTGAGCAGGACCTGCAGGTGCTCGGCAAGGACACTTTGCTGGAGATGCGGCAGCAGTTTGTGGACAGCTGTGATGCGCAGCTGCAAGCTTTACAGGCGGCAGATGGGCAACGGGATATCATGGCTGCCAAGCTGCACGCACTTAAGGGCAGCAGTGGCAACATGGGGCTTGAAGCACTGCACTTGCGCTGCGCCGCACTGGAGCAGGCCATCAAGACTGGCAAACCTTTGCGCGACGAGGAACTTACCGAGCTGACAGATTGCGTAGCGGCATCATTGCAGGCGCTCGATAACTGGCTTGAGCAGCAATCAGACTAAGACGCTTTCTTACCTGGGGTTTAAGCACTGAAGACAGGAAGCGCAGCATTTACCGGCTGCTGAAGATATAGAAAGGGCACCGCTCGATACTCGAGTTGGCGCCCTTTGAACCTTTGACCCTTTGACCCTTTAACCCTTTGACCCTTTGCCTCTTTGATTAGGGGGGGCTGTGTTACGTTTGATTCAGGCAAGCGCTTGTTAGCTCTTGTCTAAATCGCCTCACTCAGTGCGCTGCGGCGCCTTTCAGCCACTCGGCATCGCTTTGAACAAAGGCCAGGGTCAGGCGCGCGAGCGCGGCATAAAAACCGCCGCGATCGCATTCGGTCACCCGCTGACAAAATGGCTCCAGCCAACTGAGCAGGCACTCTTGCAGAAACTCTTGCTGCGTTGATGCCGAGGCGTTCAGACACAGATGAGCCTGATAGGCCAGAATCACCGCCAGGTGGTCGGCGGGCTCGGGGAAGTCACCGCTCAGCTGCAGCTGACTTCGCTGCAAAAAGGCCAGCATCTGTTGATGCTGCTCACCGAACAGGGTGACATCTTCATTCGCTTGCAGATAGAGGCTGGCATAGGGCGAAGCACTCTGTTTACTGCCCACCAGAAACAGCCCACAGAAGTCTGCCGCCAGCTCCAGCAGCGCCTTGTCTCTGTCCTGCATCCAGGCAATGGATTGCAGTTTTTGCTCCATCAGCTTGGCTTCTTGCTTGAGGGAGGGATCGCTGCTCAGCTGTTGCCAAAAGGCCTTGCTTTCCGGCGCCGTCAGTTGACTCAGGCGCTCGGCATTCAACTCGCGGGCGAACAGGCCCGAGAGGAAGTTGTACAGCATGGCTCTGCCTTGATTTAACTGTTCCATTGGCTTACCTCAGTTATCTGCGATTAGTGATGGTGCGAATAAGTCCTCGTGGGACTTGTTCGCACCTTCCCTTAGATTTTTATCTCAATCGGCCCATCGAAGGAGGATACCTTGGGCGCCTTGCCGGTGAACTTTTCAAATTCCACCTGGCAAGTGTAGGCCGAGCAGGCCTGCGCCAGCTTGGAGGTACCTATATCCTGAGTCAGGGTATTGGGGTCACCATAGCTGCACAGGGCACCGATTTCGGCGCCGCCTTCAATGCTGCCATCCTTACCTACCGGGCCATACCAGGCGCCTTCATGGATCCGGATAACCCCTTTGGGGAAACGGCCCGAGACGACGGCTCCGGCCAGCAGTTGGCCGCGGCCGTTGAACACCCGCACCAGATCGCCGTCTTTGATACCGCGAGCCCTGGCATCTTCAGGGTTAATGTAAACCGGCTCACGCCCTTGCACCGTATAGGTTTCGCGATATTCCTTGGACTCACACATCTGTGAGTGCAGGCGCTTGTCCGGGTGGCAGGACTGCAGCCAAACCGGGTACTTATCGCTGCCTGGACCGCCATGGCTGCGCTCGGATTTTTCCATCCACACTGGGTGGCCAGGGCAGTCATCATAACCGAACTGGGCAATCTTACGGCTGAAGATTTCAATCAGGCCGGAAGGAGTACCCAAGGGGTTGATCTCAGGATCCTCGCGGAAGTCGGCATGTCTGACCCAGTTTTGCCCTTCACCGAAGTGCACATAACCCTGCTTCCAGAACTTGTTGAAGTCCGGCATGGCAAACTTGCCTTGGTTGGCGGCCTTACACTCGTTGTAGAGTTTTTCCAGCCATTCCATTTCTGTTAGCCCGCGGGTGTATTCCTTCTCCTTGCCGAGTATTTTGGCAAAGCGGGTGAATATCTCAAAGTCTGACAGACTTTCAAACAGTGGCTCAACCATCTTGTGCATCGCCAGAATACCGCGGCCGGCGTAGGCACCGTAGACATCGATATCGTTACGCTCCATGGTGGTACAGGCGGGCAGGACTATATCTGAGAAGCGGCAGGTGGCGGTCCAGTTCACATCTATGGAGACCACGCATTCCAGCTTGCGGAATGCCTGCTTCATACGGTTTCTGTCCTGATGGTGGTTCCAGGGGTTGTTGCCCGAGAACACCATCATGCGGATATCCGGATAGGTAACCTTGCTGCCGTTGGCATCAATAGTCTTGCCGGGTTCCAGAATGGCATCTATCCAGCGGGCGACCGGAATAGTGCTGCTGGCGCCCTTGAAGTCGTTGTTGTCGAACAGTGGCTTTTGGCCTTCGTCCAGGTTGCGCGGGAAGGCGCCCGGTGCTGCGGCACCTGTGGCGGGTACCCCAATACCTGAATAGTGGTGGCCATAGCTGATACCACCGCCAGGCAGGCCTATCTGGCCTATCATGGTGGCCAGTACCGCCGCCATCCAGTAAGGCTGCTCTCCGTGTTGCTGACGCTGAATACACCAGCCCATCATGATCTGGGTACGGCCCTTGGTCAGGGTGCGGGCCAGATCGCGGATGACTTCAGCCTTGACGCCACAGATGGCTTCGGCCCATTCCGGAGTCTTGGCGATGCCGTCTTTGTCACCCAGGAGGTAGGGCAGGAACTCTTCAAAGCCCAGGCTATAGCCTTCGATAAACTTGGCATCGTGCAGCTTGGCTGTGTACATCTCATGGGCGATACCCAACATCAAGGCCACGTCTGTTTGTGGGTTGACATACAGCTGCTCACAACCCAGATAGGCTTGGGTCTTGGTTTCGACCGGATCTATGCTGATCACCCGGATCTTACCGGCTTTGACCTTTTCCTTGAGCTGCGCCAGATAGGCGAAGGACTCGTGGGTTTCGGCGTTCCAGCCCACCTGCAGGTTTTTGTAAGGATCGTTGGACCAGAGCACTATGGTATCGCTGTGCTTGAGGATCAGCGGCCAGGAGGTGCCCTGAGCGTACACTTCGGTAGAGCCCAGCACATAAGGCATAATCGTTTGCCCGGCGCCAGTGGAGTAGTCGCCCACTTTCTTGACGAAGTTGCCGTGCATGGCGATGGCGCGCTGCATATGGCTGGTGCTTGAGTGCAGCTGTCCGGTGGCACGCCAACCGGTTTGTCCGGCGTGCAGGCCAGATGGCCCGTACTGGGTTTGAATGATATCCAGCGACTCTTTGAACAGAGTCAACGCCTTGTCCCAGGTGACACGAACGAAACGGAAGTCGCCGCGTTCATGGGTATTGCTCTTGTGTCCCTTGAGCAGGAAGTCGAGCCGCACCATGGGATAACGGATCCGCGATGGGTTATAGACCAGGCCACGGATGCCGCGGATCATGTCGGTGGGATACTTGTCGTATTCCAGTGGTTTGACGTCGGCGATAACCCCGTTGCGGCGCTTGATACGAAATGCGCCGAAGTGGGAGCCTGTGGTCAGCCAGGCGTCACCGTCATCCATCCCCTTGGCCAGCGCCGACAGGGGAGCGAGTACCGAACTGCTTCCGGCAACCACAACGGAAGTGGAGGCCAGGCCTTTTAAAAAGTCTCTTCTGTTCATAACGCCAACCTCTTAGTGCTCTTCTTTGCTGAAGGTGGAAGAATGTTGTTGCAGGTATTTCTGCACCAGTGCCTGGGTGTCCTGATCCATGTTGACGAAGGCCAACATCCCCTGGAACATGCCCGGCCAGGTGTTGGCATCGAAGTGATGCTCATCGGGCTGGGTGTGGCAGACACTGCAGCTAGAGGCATAAGTGCTGCGGGCATAACCCCAGAGCGGTGCAAGTTCGGTCAGCAGATAATCGCTGTCGGTCCAGATCTCGGCTTCCACACGCTGCCACTTGAGGCCAGTCATGGGATCTTCTTTCTCTTCAAAGGTCTTGATCACCCCGTCGGTTTCGGCAGCGGCCTTGGTCAACTGAGCCGAGAGGATATTGATACCGAAATCCATGTAGATCACCCGGCCGGCACCTATCTTCTTACGCCAGCCATCGATGGCGATTTTGACCCGTTTGCCCTTGAGCTCCAGCACCTTGATTTCGGTGGCCACGTTCAGAGTACCGGCTTCTTCCGCGCTCTTGTCATCCAGATACAGAGGCTTGGTCAAGGCGCTGAAATATTTGCCGCCCTGTTGCAGTGAGGTCTCACCTGAACCCACTTCGGCAATCAGTTCAGGGGCTCTGGCTGTGCCCATATCGGGCAGCTTGTGAGCTATGCCCTTGTGGCAATCGATACAGGACTGATCTTTCTCTGCCGCTTGTTTCATCTGTTTTTGCGCCAGGGCTGACATCTCGTCCCATTTCATTGACTTGTAGTCATGGCAGTTTTTACAGGCCTGGGAGTTGTCACGGGCAAAACGTTTCCACTCACGGCTGGCCATTTCCAGACGCTTGGCTTCAAATTTTTCCGGAGTGTTGACCGTTTGGAACAGCCAGCCCCAGACATCGTGAGATGCTTCCATCTTACGGGCTATCTTGCGGCTCCAGTCGTGGGGCACGTGGCAATCAGGGCAGGTTGCCCGCACGCCGGAGTGATTTGACCAATGCACAGTTTGCTGCAGTTCTTGATAGGGATTGCTCTCCATCGAATGACAGCTGATACAGAAGGCCTCAGTGTTGGTGGCTTCCAGCGCCGTATTGAAGCCGCCCCAGAAAATAATGCCCATGATAAAGGCCGACAGGCTGATGGCGCCCAGGCTCAGGTACTTGGTTGGGCGGTTGAGAGTACGCCAGATTGCTATTAACCGTTTCATCTATTCAATCCTCTCTTGTATCAGTGACTGGCGACGCCGCCGAGGGCCAGCATGATCCAGATGATCAGGCCATAGAGGCTGATACCTGTGATGG contains these protein-coding regions:
- the torR gene encoding two-component system response regulator TorR is translated as MAYRILIVDDEAIIRTRLKGYFEKDGYQVMEAADGEQMWQQLQQQHVDLVMLDINMPGDDGLMLTRELRSRSDVGIILVTGRDEAIDKIVGLEMGADDYVTKPFEFRELRVRVKNLLWRISLVKKAQQQTAEQLSRSDDNLYFEGYHLQLNSRRLSLDGQAIKLTKAEFELLVAFALHPQQVLSRERLMQQTSHRDQDVNDRTIDVIIRRLRSKLSPELFVTVHGEGYLFAADVSD
- the torT gene encoding TMAO reductase system periplasmic protein TorT, producing the protein MFTPAVLANETWELEQRSPYNEAIQQASPLTHTPLTKANKPWKLCALVPHLKDAYWIGIDYGLAKQSQALGLGLELHEAGGYGNNQTQLAQLKSCLDGDADAILLGAVSPHLLEGQTLELTKPVLALVNQLADNRVRTHIGVNWYQMGYLTGEFLSSTPHKRLAMLAGPEGRGGTDLVEKGVKQALQDSQVEIVAVMHADNNRNLYRDQLNLLLNQSEQPLPQALLGSAVAIEAAMGTLRQRNLTNKMALVSSYLSPDVLRALKRNKVAYANDDRVVLQGRLAVDLAVRLLQGEKAFGDIGPAILQLRPDNLKSMQLDDSLAPADFYPIYRVEAKGSELSR
- the torS gene encoding TMAO reductase system sensor histidine kinase/response regulator TorS, with translation MRPLSSWLSSLTGRLMLAFCLLALLLLLLVTLGNLSLYWVKGADSFLYEKALPASEAARQLSQSATSLAENAQRLGTVADEKQRQYLGRRLSLESNRMLAAIATLEQLAVPDSANLKQAAATIIAELTLLGEQTGERLERTQALKQKGLLLVQASKQADNLLRSELAVLDSVIIAKLSQIPGAAAVDDIIELDLSSAEQLNRALKLTHKIALLGQIFAAADAPQDLVGAINHSPLTDDALSPGLLKRIPVADLVRDPGRAEALEAEFARLDQVIAGQQLAEAIWQLQQQLEQRQLVISDNLKSMEQTVDAALEGQQQQLNLARRDYLGQLNWASAGLWGTGALMLLLILFVSWQVIYKGIARRLSDATQALSRLSLGDTNVSIRSYGDDELTAMASALEAFKQKTAHNQKLQQDLQRTAAELTEHKLALELKVAERTRELAQTNAQLEEASQAKSLFLATMSHEIRTPLNGLLGTLSLLGQAELPAKARQMLALSQYSGTQLQTVLNDILDFSRLEQGRLLNEPRAVELPALLNEVTAIMLAGANLAGLELRLLKPELPEWVWLDGPKLRQVLFNLLGNAIKFTTKGSVTLEVSIQDARLCFSVTDTGIGIRPEAMAHLFTPYATEATHASARGTGLGLSISRDLVQLMNGCESGDAPAIEVISTPGQGSRFSFSVPLQPCEQGEQQSSSLPQSEIAKRVLLVEDNRVNALVAQGFLAHLGHESLLCVSLAEARSVLLDNTSGPFDAVMLDLQLSDGSGSELLPELRQQLGPKVPIAAFTAQLQTQDMADYQAMGFDIVLGKPLGLQALANWLGVVSGSNQSDERDKEEDAQALGLKSRNTDNTQWLAQEQLEQDLQVLGKDTLLEMRQQFVDSCDAQLQALQAADGQRDIMAAKLHALKGSSGNMGLEALHLRCAALEQAIKTGKPLRDEELTELTDCVAASLQALDNWLEQQSD
- the torD gene encoding molecular chaperone TorD; translated protein: MEQLNQGRAMLYNFLSGLFARELNAERLSQLTAPESKAFWQQLSSDPSLKQEAKLMEQKLQSIAWMQDRDKALLELAADFCGLFLVGSKQSASPYASLYLQANEDVTLFGEQHQQMLAFLQRSQLQLSGDFPEPADHLAVILAYQAHLCLNASASTQQEFLQECLLSWLEPFCQRVTECDRGGFYAALARLTLAFVQSDAEWLKGAAAH
- the torA gene encoding trimethylamine-N-oxide reductase TorA; protein product: MNRRDFLKGLASTSVVVAGSSSVLAPLSALAKGMDDGDAWLTTGSHFGAFRIKRRNGVIADVKPLEYDKYPTDMIRGIRGLVYNPSRIRYPMVRLDFLLKGHKSNTHERGDFRFVRVTWDKALTLFKESLDIIQTQYGPSGLHAGQTGWRATGQLHSSTSHMQRAIAMHGNFVKKVGDYSTGAGQTIMPYVLGSTEVYAQGTSWPLILKHSDTIVLWSNDPYKNLQVGWNAETHESFAYLAQLKEKVKAGKIRVISIDPVETKTQAYLGCEQLYVNPQTDVALMLGIAHEMYTAKLHDAKFIEGYSLGFEEFLPYLLGDKDGIAKTPEWAEAICGVKAEVIRDLARTLTKGRTQIMMGWCIQRQQHGEQPYWMAAVLATMIGQIGLPGGGISYGHHYSGIGVPATGAAAPGAFPRNLDEGQKPLFDNNDFKGASSTIPVARWIDAILEPGKTIDANGSKVTYPDIRMMVFSGNNPWNHHQDRNRMKQAFRKLECVVSIDVNWTATCRFSDIVLPACTTMERNDIDVYGAYAGRGILAMHKMVEPLFESLSDFEIFTRFAKILGKEKEYTRGLTEMEWLEKLYNECKAANQGKFAMPDFNKFWKQGYVHFGEGQNWVRHADFREDPEINPLGTPSGLIEIFSRKIAQFGYDDCPGHPVWMEKSERSHGGPGSDKYPVWLQSCHPDKRLHSQMCESKEYRETYTVQGREPVYINPEDARARGIKDGDLVRVFNGRGQLLAGAVVSGRFPKGVIRIHEGAWYGPVGKDGSIEGGAEIGALCSYGDPNTLTQDIGTSKLAQACSAYTCQVEFEKFTGKAPKVSSFDGPIEIKI
- the torC gene encoding pentaheme c-type cytochrome TorC; this encodes MKRLIAIWRTLNRPTKYLSLGAISLSAFIMGIIFWGGFNTALEATNTEAFCISCHSMESNPYQELQQTVHWSNHSGVRATCPDCHVPHDWSRKIARKMEASHDVWGWLFQTVNTPEKFEAKRLEMASREWKRFARDNSQACKNCHDYKSMKWDEMSALAQKQMKQAAEKDQSCIDCHKGIAHKLPDMGTARAPELIAEVGSGETSLQQGGKYFSALTKPLYLDDKSAEEAGTLNVATEIKVLELKGKRVKIAIDGWRKKIGAGRVIYMDFGINILSAQLTKAAAETDGVIKTFEEKEDPMTGLKWQRVEAEIWTDSDYLLTELAPLWGYARSTYASSCSVCHTQPDEHHFDANTWPGMFQGMLAFVNMDQDTQALVQKYLQQHSSTFSKEEH